The Pseudomonas aeruginosa genome includes the window CGAGCAGTCTCCGGTGTCCGCCGAGCAACTGGGCGGCATGATCCTGCGCATCAAGGACAACACCATCTCCGGCAAGATCGCCAAGATGGTCTTCGAAGCCATGGCCAACGGCGAGGGTTCCGCCGACCAGATCATCGAGGCCAAGGGCCTGAAGCAGGTCACCGACAGTGGCGCCATCGAGAAGATGCTCGACGAGGTGCTGGCGGCCAACGTCGAGCAGGTCGAGCAGTACCGCGCCGCCGACGAGGCCAAGCGCGGCAAGATGTTCGGCTTCTTCGTCGGCCAGGCGATGAAGGCCTCGAAAGGCAAGGCCAACCCGCAGCAGGTGAACGAGTTGCTGAAGAAAAAGCTCGAAGCGTGAGTCAAAGCCAGACGCCGGGTTCGCCCGGCGTCTTCTTGTCCGCCAGGAGCCTGTTGTCCATGCCCACCCCATCCGCCGCCGCGCGCCTCGCCCTCGCCGTCCTGCCCCTGTTCCTCGCCGGCTGCTCCAGCCTCGCCGGCAGCGGTTCCGCGGATACCGGCGAAGCCTCCTACTATGGCAGCCGCCACGCAGGCCTGCGTACCGCCAGCGGCGAGCGCTACAACCCCAACGCAATGACCGCTGCCCACCGCACGTTGCCGTTCGGCACCCGCGTGCGGGTAACCAACCTCGACAACCGCCGCAGCGTGGTGGTGCGGATCAACGATCGCGGGCCGTTCCGCCGCGGACGGATCATCGATGTATCGCGCAAGGCCGCCGAAGGCCTGGGTATGATCCGCAGCGGCGTGGCGCCGGTTCAGATAGAGTCGCTGGATTGAGCCACCTTCTACCCACGACAGGAACCTTCCGATGAGCGAACAAGGCAAGACCGGCCTGGAGATCCGACGTGAAGTCATGGGCGACGCCTTCGTCGAGCGCGCCATGGGCAACGCCACCGCCTTCACCCAGCCATTGCAGGACTTCGTCAACGAGCATGCCTGGGGCTCGGTCTGGGCCCGCGAGGCGCTGCCGCGCAAGACCCGCAGCCTGATTACCCTGGCCGCCCTGACCGCCCTGAAATGCCCGCAGGAACTCAAGGGGCACGTGCGCGGTGCGCTGAACAACGGCTGCACGGTGGAGGAAATCCGCGAGGCACTGCTGCACTGCGCGGTCTATGCCGGGGTGCCGGCGGCGATCGATGCGTTCCGTGCGGCGCAGGAAGCGATCGATACCTGGCAGGGCGAACAGCCCGCCTGAGCCCAGGAGCCATTCGCAGCGGCATGAGCGCCGCCGTCAGGCCACGGGTTGATAACACCGATGCCTGAGCGACGGCGAATAACGCCAGGGGCGTTATCCGCCCTATGGGACCGAGCGCAGGCGCCTACGGATAACTGAAGCGCTTCACCAGCGTCAGCTCGCCAGGCTTGCGCATCGGCACCAGGAAGGTTTCCTGTTTCTCGTTCGGCGTGCCCTCTTCGGTGACCAGGGTGATGCGCGCCGTGGTCAGGTCCTGGGCGGCCTGTTCGGCGCCATCCTCGCTGCTGCCGTAGCCACCGCCGAAGTAGTTGACGTAGACCAGGTAGGGCCCCTTCTGCGGCGTCGGCGTGGCGATGATTTCCGGGCCGTAGCCGGTGGTGACGTCGACATCCAGGGTCGCGCCGTTGGCCAGCGAACGATTGCCATACCAGACATGGTCGCCGTCCGGGGTCACCAGGTGCAGGTCGAGGTCGGTGTTGTCGCTGTCCCAGGACAGCAGCACGCGCAGCTTGGCCGGCACTTCCCCGCCGCCGCCACCGTGATAGAACTGGACCCGTCGCGACTGCCCGGCGGCGTTGCGCACCTCGACGCTGTTGCTGCCGGACGGGAAGGCGAACGGGCGGTCGAAGCTGCCATCGGCGTCCACCTTCAGTGGCATGCTCACACCGTTCACCACCAGCGTCGCCGGGCGGTCCTTGGGCTGGCTCTCGATCGCGCCGCGAATGCGCGCGGTGGTCGCCTGGTCGGCGGCGACGTTGACCGAGGACGCCGGGTAGTTCACCACCTGCCGGTAATTGGCGGCGGAACCGTCGCCGGCACGCCAGCCGGAGACCGGCGTATCCAGTTTCACGGGGTTGTCCGCCCAGGCGACGAGGGGAAGGCAACTGAGCAGGGCGGCAAGGGACATTCGGTTCATGGAGTCATTCCAGTAGCAGGCGCCGGGCCAGGCTTTCGACATAGTTTTCGTCCTGGCCGCTGGGATGGGCGCGGAAGGCCAGGTGCAGGTATTCGTGGGTGAGGTCCAAGCGTTCCTGTAGGGAATACAGGCCGCGGACGAAGATGCGTTCGCGCTCGCGATCGACATAGGGCCGCCCGGAAGCCAGGCGGCACACGGAAAAACTCGGAATCTCCTCGTAGCCGGGCTCTCGGTCGAGACGCTCGCGCCACTGCCGGCGCTGCTTGCGCAGCCAGTCTTCGGCAGCCGGCAACGGCTGGCAGGCGGCCACCGGGTTGTCCCAGCGGCTCAGGCTGCTGCGCGGGAAAGCCTGGGCGAGGATGCTGTCGTAGCCCAGTCCCTGCCCGGCTTGCTCCACCGCGTGCTTCCAGGACAGGCGCGCCGGACCAGGCTGGTCGGAGTGATAGTTGACGGTCGCCCCGGCCAGCACCAGGTCGGCGCTCCAGGCAGCGATCCGCCGCGTCGGCGCGCTGGCCGGGCGCGGCGCCACGCGCTGGCGCTGGCTGCTGTCATCGATGGCCAGGCATTCGCCGCGCGGCGCGGCGTTTTGCAATAGATAGGTGCGAATGGTCACCGCCAGCGCGCGAGCGGCTTCCTTCGGCTGCGCCGAGGCTTCGCGCTCCAGCACCCGCGCCACGTACTCTTCGCGCGAAACCCGCGCGACCAGGCGCGGCACGCCATCCACCCGTTGCAGGAAGAGGTCGCCGGCGCTGGCGATGTCCAGTCGATTGCCGTTGGCGAAGAGCACTTGCTGCGGACCATGCAGCAGGCCTTCGGCGGCCGGGTGGCCGGAGGGATCGCTGACCGAGCGCAGCGGATAGCGGCTGAACAGGTTCACTTCCACGCAACGGCCCGGATCGGCCGGCCACGGACTCGGCAGGAAGCGCCCGAGCACCTCGGCGTAGCGGTCCAGAATCATCTTGCTGGTTCCCGGGCCGCCGAGCCAGAGCGGCGTTCCATCGACCAGCCAGCCAGCGAAACCGCCCTGGCGCGCCTGCGGGTCATGGTCGTCGAGCCAGCTCCAGGTCTTCACCCGCAGGCGGCCGCCAAGGCTGGCCACGGCATGGCCGTCGCCGGCCTGCAACGCCACGTCGAGCAGTACCCGCCGCGCCTCGCCCTGGGCCGGCAGTTGCTGCAACTGCTCCAGAAGCTCCTTAACCGGCACCCGCGTCTGCGGTTGCAGCCGTTCCAGATCGAGCAACCAGGCCGGTGCCTGGCGCGCCTGCCAGTAGCCGCGCCAGGCCTCCGGCCGCAAGGCGAGGCGCTGCGGCTCGAAATACAGCCCGCAGGAGCGCACCAGGGCGCGGTCACGACCGATCGTCTGGCCATTCTCGCAGCAGTAGACCTCCTCGCGGCTGCGCCCCTGGCAGGTATAGGGCGGCTCGGCCTGGCCGGTGTCGCTCAGCCAGGCGAAGACGAACAGTTTCCACAGGCTGCCCAGCGGAGCCTGCAAATCGGCCGGCAACGGCCGGCGCTCGAGTACCCGCTGGCGATCCAGGCTCACCAGTTCGTAGCCCTGGGTCGTGCGCCAGGCCAGCTGGACCGGCGCCTCCGCTGCGCGAAGCAGCAACGGCACGGCGCACAGCAGGACCAGCCAGGCGCGCAACGCAATCACTCGACCTTGACCTTGGCCAGCGCCGGCTTGGCTTCCAGGGCCTGCTGTTCCGGCGCGTAGAGACGCAGGTAGCGGGCCGGTGGCAGGTTGAAGCTGCCTTTCTGGGAGAAACGCACCAGGTGACGGAAACGCTGCTCGCCACTCAGGCTGTCCACCGGCACCCCGTAGAACAACTCGCCCGGTTCGTTGCGCGCGCGCTCCAGGGTGGTCGCTTCGTCGCCGGCCAGGCCGCTGATCTTGATGCCCCAGGTGGTGCGCTCGACATCCGCGCCGGGCGGCAGCGGCAGTTCCAGCATGCCGTAGCGTAGAGCGGTGTCTTCCGGAACGTTCAGGGTCACTTCGTCGAGATACAGTTCGTCGCTGGAAAGCGGCTTGTCGCCAACCTCCTCGACCTTGAACTCGAACGCCCCCTCACCGGGCACCAGGCGCAGCAGACGACGGCTGATCTGCACCGGCAGTTGCCCGCTCGGCGCCTGGGCGCTGCGGTAGCTGAGCGCAACCGGCAACGGCCGGGCCGGCGCCTCGTCCAGGTCGACCCAGCTCGGAATGCCGCGGCCGCGCCATTGCCAGTAGGTTTCGCCGCTGGCGCCGCGCTGCGCCTGCCAGTCCTTCGGCGGCTGCGGCAGCTTGCCCTGCGGCGCCTGGGCCAACGCGCCCTGCAGCCAGGTCAGGGCCAGGGCGCGTTCCAGGGTCGATTGCGCCGGCGCCAGGCGTTGCAGCAGAGCGCTGACCTGCTGGCCATCCACGGCCGAGCGAGAGGCCAGCAAGGCATCGGTGAACGGCAAGCCGGCCTCACGCAGGCGCTGCGTCGCCGTCTCGGCCTGGGCGGCCAGCGGAGCGGGCACCGCGACCCGCAGTTGCCGTGCCAGGTCCACCGCCAGCACTCGCGCCGCGGCCAGGCCGACGGCCGAGTCCGGGTCGCCCAGCACCAGGCCGTCGTCGGCCTCCAGCGGCTCCGCGCGCGCCTGCCCTTCGCCGGCGTTGGCCAGGTCGTTGAGCAGGCCGCCGAGCAGGGTGTTCACCGGCAACTGCATGTCGCGGGCGAAAGCCAGGATCAGCGCACGCTGCAGCAGCGGGGTCTGCGTCGCCTGCTTGGCGTAGGGCTCGAGGATGCGCTGCCAGTGTTCGGCCGGCAGTTGGATCTCCAGTGCGCGGCTGGCGTACCAATCGGCGTAGTAGGCGTAGGCGGTGAGGAAAGCGTCGCCATCGACGTCGCCGCCCCACCAGGCGAACCAGGCGTCCGGGCCGGCCATCTGCACCAGGCGCAGGCGACTGTTCTGCATGATCAGGCGCAGGCGGTCGCGAATCCGCGGCTCGCCGCCGGCCAGCGCCGGATAGGCGATGCTCAGCGGCAGCAGTTGGCTGGCGGTCTGCTCGACGCCGCCGTAGGGATATTCCAGCAGGTCATCGAGATTGCCCAGGTAGGCCGCGGCCGGGCCATCGGCCAGGCGCAGGCGTACGTCGCGGGCGTCCGCCGGCAGTTGCAGCGGGTTGCTCGCCGCCGCCAGGCTGAGGTTCTGCGCCTGCTCCACCTGCCAGCCGTCGGCCAGCAGGTTGAAGCGCACCGCCAGGCGGTCGCGGACCTGCCCGTCCTGGCGCAGCTCGGCGCTCCAGTCGCCATCGCTGAGCGGCTGTTGCGCCAGCGGTATGTAGTTGACTCCCTTGGCCAGCTCCAGGGGCTGGCTGCGCTGGCTGCCAGGCGGCCCGCTGAGCAGCTCGGCCTTGACCGGCTGTTCGCCCTGGTTGAAGACGAACAGGCCGAGGTCGGGCTGGTCACCCTGGCGGAAGCGGGTCGGCCCGCTCCATTTCAGGTACAGCGGCTTCTCCGAGCGAAGGAACTGCTTCTTCTGGCCGACCTGGCCGTTGTCGTCGATGGCCCGTGCGGTGATCCGCCAGCGGGTCAGCGAGTCGGGCATGCGGAAGCTGAAGCTGGCCTTGCCCTGGGCGTCGGTGACCAGCTCCGGCTGCCAGGCGGCGGTGTCGACATCCTCGCGGCGCGGCCGCTCCAGTACCTTGACGCCGCGCTCGCTGCGGTTCGCCCGTCCGGGTGCGCTGGTGCTGCCGGGCAACGCCACGTCGTAGCTGATGAAGGCCAGGCTGGCGCTGGTGCGCACGTTGTTGCGCCGCGGATGGTAGAAGAACTGGTCGATGCCGGGGGCGATCTCCGCCTGCAGGGCATAGACCATCTCATCCACCACGCTGACGGTCAGGTGGCTGGAAACCGGTTTGCCGGCGAAGCGCGTGGCCAGGGTCACGGTCACCGTCTCGCCCGGTTCGTAGCGCTCCTTGTCGGTGGCGATGTCGATCTCTACCTGGGGCATGCCGACCTTGATCCCGGCGTTCTGGAAGCTGTAGTCGCCGCCCTTGGTGTAGAGCACCGAGAAGGTCAGGTTCGGTGAGAACTCCTCGCGCACCGGGATCCACACGCGGTACTGGGTCGGATTGAGTTTTTCCAGGCGCAGCCAGTCGGCGCCCTTGGACAGCAGGGCGGTGGCCTCGACCTTGTCGCGCTCCAGGGACAACAGCGCATCCTCCACCGGCTCGGGGAAGGTGATCAGTGCGGAGGCTTCCTCGCCGGTGCGGTACTCGGGCTTGTCGAACACCACCTCGACGGTGCCCGGCACCGACTTCACGCCCTCGCCGCTCACCGAGTGGCCGGTGGCGCCAAGGAGCTGGCCCTTGTCGTCGCGCAGCTCCACGGAATAGGTACCGGGGCGCTCGAAGGTCAGCGCGAAGCGGCCGTCGGCGACCGGACCGCTGTCGGTGGCGCGGTCCTCCAGGCGGATCCACTGGTAGCTGCTCGGCTTGAGCGGGGTCGGCTGTTCGCTGGCATAGCTGAACTCGACCTTCTCGCCGGCGGCGCTGAAGCGCTGCGGCGCGCTCAGGCGGTAGCGCGCGGCGCCGCGCTCGATGAGGATCTCCTTGCTGGTCTTGACCCGGTAGGCGGCGCCGTCGCTGGCGAAGATGGTCAGCATGTAGCGACTGGGTTTCTCGGCCGGCGGCAATTCGATGGCGGCGCGGCCCTCGCCGTCGGTGGTCAGTTCGGTGCTGCTCAGTTCCACCGGGAACTGGCCGAGATACTGCAGTTCGTTGTCCACCATCGACAACTGCTGGGCGCGCAGGCTCAGTTGCAGGCGCGCGTTGGCCACCGGCTTGCCGTCCGGATAGAGCAGGACGATCTCGCCCTTCACCGGCTCGGCGGTCTTGAAGTCCGGCTTGGCCAGGTCGAGGGCGACTTCGAAGTGCGGCTTGATGTATTCGGCGACGCGGAAGGCGCTGCTGTAGGTCTGCCCGCGGTAGTCGAAGCGCAACTCGTAGCCGCCGGCGACGGCGTTCTCCGGCAGTTGGAAGCGGCCATTGGCGCCGCTCTTCGCGTCGAAGCGGAGGTCCAGGCTTTGCAATACCGTGCCGCTGGCGTCGATCACGCTCAGGCGCACCGGCGCGCTGGCGGCGGCCTGGGATTGCCGGGCGTCCTTGAACTCGCGGCCGACCATCTTCAACGAGACCCAGTCGCCCGGCCGGTACAGCGGGCGGTCGGTGAAGGCGTAGATCTTGGTGTCGTAGATCTCGCTGTCGTAATAGAAGTTCTCGGAGACGAAGACCCCGCCCTCGCGGTCCTCGCCGATCACGTAGGAGCGCTCCGGACTGGCGTGCTTGAGCCGCAGCAGGCCGTCGGCGTCGGTATTGCCGCTGCTCATCACGCCCAGGCCGTCGGTCCACAGCACCTTGGTGTCGGGCACCGGGGTGCCTTCGTGCTTGCGTGCGGTCCAGACCAGCAGCTCGTCGCCGGCGACCTTGCTCACCGCCACGCTGTTGGAGACGAACACCACGGTGGTGGCGCGGTACTTGCCGACAAGCGCCTCGACCAGGTACAGGCCCGGCTTCAGCTTGCCCAGCGGGATGTAGACATTGCCCGGCACGACGTTGATGAACTCGCTGGAGGAACCGGCCAGCTTTACGTCCTGCGGCGGCTCGATGGGCTTGGCGTCCCACAGCGGATAGCGGAACTGGCTGACCAGCGGCAGGCCGGGAATCGGCGCGTATTGCGGCTGCGCGTCGTAGGGCGTCGGCGCGGTCATGGCGTTGCCCATCTTCAGCTCGGGCACCGCCTCGGTGACCTGTTGCCGCGACTCGTAGGAGAAGGCGCGCTGCATCACCCGGCGCGACTTGCGATACCAGTTGTCCCAGAGATAGGCCAGGGTGTTCGACAGGCCTTCGCCCTTGAACTGTCCCTCGGCCAGGACCCGGTGCAGGTTCTTCTGCCGCTTGAGGAACTCCAGCGGCTGTTCGATCCGGTACAGGCGCACGTCGACCCCGCCATAGGGCTCCATGCGGTAGCGCCGGTAGTCGCGGCCGGGCGCTTCGAGACGGACCCGCGCTTCCTCGTCGGTGGCGAAGCTGCTGTCGGCGAGCAGGAAGAAGGATTCGCCGGCCATCGGCGTGTAGCCGCTCGGTTCCACCGTGTCTTCCGCCTGGACGGCGGCGAACGGCAGCAGGACCAGGGCGGCGACCGCCAGGCTACGGCTGAAACGGCGCAGGTTGCTCATTGCTGTGGTCTTCACTGGGACGCGATTCATTGAGAGAGGAAAGCCAGCCGATAGATGCCGATAAAGTTGGGATTGGATTCGTCGGGGATCCATCGGGTGTCCTTCCATGTCATGAGTTGTTGCAGGCTGACCGAGCGCATGCCGTTATCGGTCGGGGTGCTGCTGCCGGTGTGATAGGCGATGGAGCGGCCCATCCAGATCATCAGGTGCTGGTCGTCGCCCTGGTCGTAGAACATCAGGTCGCCGGGGCGCGCCTGGTTGAGGTCGCGACCGACCAGCCGGCTGTTGAACTGCACCAGCTTGATCGCATTCACATAGGGCCCGACCTGGCCGCCACCCTGCTGCCAGTTCTGCGCCAGGCGCCGTTGCTCGGGACTGAGCGCCAGCTCCGGGGGCAGGTAGCGGTTGGACAGGCCGTTGGCGCGCAGCCACTTGCCATCGTGGACTTTCAGCGCCTCGTTGGCGGCGAAGCGCACCAGGCCGGCGCAGTCCTGCTGGTGCCAGCGCGGACTCGGCCCTTGGCGCAACTGTTCCTGGGCGATGCGCACGAACCAGGCGCGGAATACCTGCGATTGCTGCGGGTCGAGCGTTACCGCGGGCTCGCCGCGGGCAACGCCGCTGGCCAGCAGGAGCAGCGCCAGGCCGAAGGCAGTCAGGCGTCTCACAGCGACCGCCATTCCAGCGGCAGCCATTGCCACGGTGCGTTGGCCTGGCTTCCGGCAGGCAGCCCGAGGGCGTAGCTGCCCTTGCCGGCGAGGGTTTTCAGGCGCGGCATCAGGTAGGTGTCGGCGGCATTGCGGAATACCGGCTCCATGTCCTGCGGCAGGCTGTCGAGGGTTTCCCGTTGCAGCAGTTCGGAGAGCGGCTGCGGCGCCAGGTAGGCCGGTACCAGCGCATCCTTCGGCAACACCTCGGCGAGCGGCGGATAGCGTTTGTCGAGGGTGTCCAGGGCCTTGCCGAGCAACTGGTCGTCGAGGGAGAACAGCAGGGTCTGGCCATGGCGCGCCATGCCGATGCGGAAGAACGCGCGGCCGCTGATGCTCTCCGGGTTGTCCGCCTGGCTGGCCGGATAGGCGCCGAAGTTCGAGCTGACCTGGCGGGTCCAGCGGCGGGTCTGGCCATCCACCCGGTCTTCCACCGGGAAGCTGCCACCCTCGACCTTGGCTTCCTTCGCGCCGATCACGCGACCGAACAGCTTGCCCAGCTCGTCGTCGAGTTCGGCACTGGCCGGCGCGCTCAACTGGCCCACCAGCAGCGGCGAATGCAGCCGCGAACTGGCGTACCAGCAGAGACCGGCAGCGCCGCTGAGATGCTCGGAGAAGGCCTGGGCCATCTTCTGCTCGGCCCCCAGACGCTCCAGCATCACCCCGTACAGGCCAGGGGTGACCGGCAGCGCCACGCAGGCGCTGGCGCCCATCGGCATGGCCTGCCAGACCGGGGCGAAGTCCAGCGGCGGCTGGCGTTCCACCTCGTTCAGCGCCAGGTAGCTGCTCCAGCCCTGCTCGCCCTTCTCGAAGCGCACCCCGGCGAAGCTCGGGATGAAGCGCTGGTAGCCCATGGCCAGGACGCTGGCATTGAGGGTGATGCGCTGGCGCAGCTCGCCGCGGCCCGGCAGGCCGAAGCGCTCGGGGAACAGTTCGTCGCCGTCGAGCAGTGCCTCCAGGTCTTCGCTGGCCGGAGCGTTCAGCGGGCTGTCGTCGCTTTCGCCACCATCGTCGAAGAGCATCCGTGGGTTCGACAGCAACAACAGCCGGTCGCCCTTGGACAGGAACAGCATCGCCTTGTCGTTGCCGTAGCGCAGGCGATAGACCGAGGTTCCCGCCAACTCGCCGACCTTGCGCAACTGCTGGTCGTCGGCGGCGATATGGGCCAGCGGCTCGAGCACCCGCGCCAGGCCGCCGCGCTTGAGCACCACCACGAAGTCGCGCAGGCGGCCGTCGGCGCCGCGCCAGAGGGCGACCTGGGCCGGTTGGTCGAGCAGTTCCTCGACCAGGCTGTCCTTCAGGGTCAGGTCGTGCTCGTAGATGATCCGCCGCAACGTACCGGTCAGGCCGAGGCGGTCGCCATTGTTCTCGTAATAGAAGACGAAGTCCTCGGTCAGGGTATCGCGCAGCAACGGCACCTCGAGGATTTCCTTCGGCAGGCGGCTCAGCGACACGCTCTCGATCAGCGCGTCGGGCTTGCGCAGGTCACGGTAGGCACGTGGCGCGTCGGCGTCCGCGGGTGCCTGGGCGCCGATCGGCTGGCCGAGGTCCTCTTCGGCCGGGCGCCCTCCGCCGAGCCGCTCCAGCCAGCCCATCTGCCAGGCCAGCACACCGCCGGCGGCCAGCGCGGCGACGATCCCCAGCACCGGCCACAGGGCGCTTCGGGTGCGCGCAGCGGCGGGCGCAGGGGTTCCGTTGGCAGGGCTGGGGGTGTTGTTCTCGCTCATGGTTCGCTAATCCCGTGTCATCCGTACGAGGGGATGCTTCAGTAGGTAAAGGTCTTGACCAGCACCAGGTCACCGATGGTGCGCAGGGGCACGACGAAGGTCTCGTGCTTCTCGTCGACGCTGTTTTCGTTGAACACCAGGTTGACCTGCGCGGTGATCACGTCCTGTACGTTGCTGCCGGCCTGGAAGTTGTAGCCCTGGTTGTTGAGGTTGCCCCAGTAGTTCACGTAGATCAGGTAGGTGCCGTGCAGCGGCGCGCCCATGGTGAACATCTCCGGGCCGGGCCCGTCGACGCCGTCCGGATCGAGGCCGCCGCTGTTGCTCAGGCGCGGATGCGCCCAGTAGGCGTGCTGGCCATCGGGGGTGACGATATGCAGGTCGAGCTCGGCCTTCGGATCGTCCCAACCCAGCACCACGCGCACGCGCGGCGGCAGTTGGGAGCGATTGGCCTCGTAGAACTGTACGCGCTTGAGGATCTTGCCGTCGGCGCTGCCGACCTGGACGCCGTTGGAGCCGTGGCCGAACGCATAGGGGCGGACGAAGCGCCCGGCGCCGTCGGTATAGAGAGGGAGAGGATTGCCGTTGACCACCAGGCGCTGGGCGCGCTCGGTGCCGACCAGTTCGCGCAGGTGTCCTTCGATCAGGCTGCGGCCGCGCTGGCCGCCGCGATCGATGGGCGGAGTCGGATAGGCGACACGCGGGGCATCGGGCTGTTCGAGCAGGCCGGAATAGCGCCAGCCTGCCGTCGGACCATCCAGGTCCACCGAAGGCTCGGCTAGTGCAGGCAGCCCGAAGGCCAGTCCGAACAGCACCGACAGGCAGCCGGCACTCGAACCGAAGATACGCATGATCAATCCCTGGTCGTGCGATTCATGAAAGTTGCATCTTAACGATTGCGCTGTCCGCTGGATATCCCCGGCGACCGGCGGAATGTGCGAAATCCACCGCGATTCGACGGAAAGCGGAAAGTATAGGGGGCGCCATGCGGCGCCCCCGTTGTCATTTACGCTTCAGCGCCGTACCGGCCGCTTCTGCAGCTTGCGCTGCAAGGTCCGTCGATGCATGCCCAGGGCGCGGGCGGTGGCGGAGATGTTGCCCTCGTGCTCGGCGAGCACGCGCTGGATGTGCTCCCATTGCAGGCGATCCACCGACATCGGGTTTTCCGGCACCAGGGTGTCCAGGTCGGCGTGCTCGGAGAGCAGCGCGGCCAACACGTCATCGGCATCCGCCGGCTTGCACAGGTAGTTGCAGGCGCCGCGCTTGATCGCCTCCACCGCGGTGGCGATGCTGGAATAGCCGGTGAGGATCACCACCCGCATGTCCGCGTGCAGCTCCAGCAGCTTCGGCAGCAGCACCAGGCCGGAGTCGCCTTCCATCTTCAGGTCGAGCACGGCATAGTCCGGCGTGTCCTGCTGGGCCAGCGCCAGGCCTTCCTCGGCGGAGCCGGCGGTGCTGACCCGCAGGCCGCGACGGCTCATGGCCCGCGCCAGGACCCGGGTAAAGGTGGGATCGTCGTCCACCAGCAGGAGATGGGGTTGTTCTTCCCCTTCGAAGAGCAGCTCTTCAGACATAGGCAGGGCCTCTCAGACGGATCACTCAAGCCATTCCGTAGCTGCGCGGCAAGCGCAGTTCGGTCAGAGTGCCGCCATCTTCGTGGTTATACAACTTCACCGTTCCACCAGCGCGGGTCACGCTGGCCTGACTGAGAAACAGGCCGAGGCCGAAGCCCTTGCCCTTGGTGGTGAAGAACGGTTTGCCGATCTGTTCGGCGATCGCCAGGGGCACCCCGACGCCGTGGTCGCGGATACTCAGGCAGATACTGCTGCTGTCCCAGTCCAGGCGGATGTCGAGGTCGTCGGGACAGGCGTCCGCCGCATTGTTCAGCAGGTTCAGCAGAGCCTGGCTGAGGTCGGTCGGCGGGGTCAGGCGCGGCGCGGAGCCGAGGCCCAGGCACTGGTAGCGGTAGGAAGCCTCCGGACGCATCAGGTGCCAGCGGCGCAGCACCGATTCCAGCCATTCCGCGGCGCTTTGCTCCTCGATCGCCTGACGGCGGTCGGCCTCGGCCGCCCGTACCAGTTGCTGGAGGGTGTGCTTGCACTGCTTGACCTGTTCCTGGAGCAATGCCAGGTCTTCCTGCAGGGTCGGGTCCTGCGGGCGCTCCTGGCGCAGCTCGTTGAGCAGCACGCTCATGGTCGCCAGCGGCGTACCCAGTTCGTGCGCGGCACCGGCCGCCTGGGTGGCCACCGCGAGCAACTGCTGGTCGCGCATGCTTTCCTCGCGCCGCTCGGCCTGCATGTGCGCCTGCCAGCGCAGGGCCTCGGACATCTTCACCACGAAGAAGGTGATGAAGGCCGCCGACAGGGCGAAGTTCAGCCACATGC containing:
- a CDS encoding YfaP family protein codes for the protein MNRMSLAALLSCLPLVAWADNPVKLDTPVSGWRAGDGSAANYRQVVNYPASSVNVAADQATTARIRGAIESQPKDRPATLVVNGVSMPLKVDADGSFDRPFAFPSGSNSVEVRNAAGQSRRVQFYHGGGGGEVPAKLRVLLSWDSDNTDLDLHLVTPDGDHVWYGNRSLANGATLDVDVTTGYGPEIIATPTPQKGPYLVYVNYFGGGYGSSEDGAEQAAQDLTTARITLVTEEGTPNEKQETFLVPMRKPGELTLVKRFSYP
- the magD gene encoding alpha-2-macroglobulin MagD codes for the protein MSNLRRFSRSLAVAALVLLPFAAVQAEDTVEPSGYTPMAGESFFLLADSSFATDEEARVRLEAPGRDYRRYRMEPYGGVDVRLYRIEQPLEFLKRQKNLHRVLAEGQFKGEGLSNTLAYLWDNWYRKSRRVMQRAFSYESRQQVTEAVPELKMGNAMTAPTPYDAQPQYAPIPGLPLVSQFRYPLWDAKPIEPPQDVKLAGSSSEFINVVPGNVYIPLGKLKPGLYLVEALVGKYRATTVVFVSNSVAVSKVAGDELLVWTARKHEGTPVPDTKVLWTDGLGVMSSGNTDADGLLRLKHASPERSYVIGEDREGGVFVSENFYYDSEIYDTKIYAFTDRPLYRPGDWVSLKMVGREFKDARQSQAAASAPVRLSVIDASGTVLQSLDLRFDAKSGANGRFQLPENAVAGGYELRFDYRGQTYSSAFRVAEYIKPHFEVALDLAKPDFKTAEPVKGEIVLLYPDGKPVANARLQLSLRAQQLSMVDNELQYLGQFPVELSSTELTTDGEGRAAIELPPAEKPSRYMLTIFASDGAAYRVKTSKEILIERGAARYRLSAPQRFSAAGEKVEFSYASEQPTPLKPSSYQWIRLEDRATDSGPVADGRFALTFERPGTYSVELRDDKGQLLGATGHSVSGEGVKSVPGTVEVVFDKPEYRTGEEASALITFPEPVEDALLSLERDKVEATALLSKGADWLRLEKLNPTQYRVWIPVREEFSPNLTFSVLYTKGGDYSFQNAGIKVGMPQVEIDIATDKERYEPGETVTVTLATRFAGKPVSSHLTVSVVDEMVYALQAEIAPGIDQFFYHPRRNNVRTSASLAFISYDVALPGSTSAPGRANRSERGVKVLERPRREDVDTAAWQPELVTDAQGKASFSFRMPDSLTRWRITARAIDDNGQVGQKKQFLRSEKPLYLKWSGPTRFRQGDQPDLGLFVFNQGEQPVKAELLSGPPGSQRSQPLELAKGVNYIPLAQQPLSDGDWSAELRQDGQVRDRLAVRFNLLADGWQVEQAQNLSLAAASNPLQLPADARDVRLRLADGPAAAYLGNLDDLLEYPYGGVEQTASQLLPLSIAYPALAGGEPRIRDRLRLIMQNSRLRLVQMAGPDAWFAWWGGDVDGDAFLTAYAYYADWYASRALEIQLPAEHWQRILEPYAKQATQTPLLQRALILAFARDMQLPVNTLLGGLLNDLANAGEGQARAEPLEADDGLVLGDPDSAVGLAAARVLAVDLARQLRVAVPAPLAAQAETATQRLREAGLPFTDALLASRSAVDGQQVSALLQRLAPAQSTLERALALTWLQGALAQAPQGKLPQPPKDWQAQRGASGETYWQWRGRGIPSWVDLDEAPARPLPVALSYRSAQAPSGQLPVQISRRLLRLVPGEGAFEFKVEEVGDKPLSSDELYLDEVTLNVPEDTALRYGMLELPLPPGADVERTTWGIKISGLAGDEATTLERARNEPGELFYGVPVDSLSGEQRFRHLVRFSQKGSFNLPPARYLRLYAPEQQALEAKPALAKVKVE
- a CDS encoding septal ring lytic transglycosylase RlpA family protein; this translates as MPTPSAAARLALAVLPLFLAGCSSLAGSGSADTGEASYYGSRHAGLRTASGERYNPNAMTAAHRTLPFGTRVRVTNLDNRRSVVVRINDRGPFRRGRIIDVSRKAAEGLGMIRSGVAPVQIESLD
- a CDS encoding YfaQ family protein; amino-acid sequence: MIALRAWLVLLCAVPLLLRAAEAPVQLAWRTTQGYELVSLDRQRVLERRPLPADLQAPLGSLWKLFVFAWLSDTGQAEPPYTCQGRSREEVYCCENGQTIGRDRALVRSCGLYFEPQRLALRPEAWRGYWQARQAPAWLLDLERLQPQTRVPVKELLEQLQQLPAQGEARRVLLDVALQAGDGHAVASLGGRLRVKTWSWLDDHDPQARQGGFAGWLVDGTPLWLGGPGTSKMILDRYAEVLGRFLPSPWPADPGRCVEVNLFSRYPLRSVSDPSGHPAAEGLLHGPQQVLFANGNRLDIASAGDLFLQRVDGVPRLVARVSREEYVARVLEREASAQPKEAARALAVTIRTYLLQNAAPRGECLAIDDSSQRQRVAPRPASAPTRRIAAWSADLVLAGATVNYHSDQPGPARLSWKHAVEQAGQGLGYDSILAQAFPRSSLSRWDNPVAACQPLPAAEDWLRKQRRQWRERLDREPGYEEIPSFSVCRLASGRPYVDRERERIFVRGLYSLQERLDLTHEYLHLAFRAHPSGQDENYVESLARRLLLE
- a CDS encoding carboxymuconolactone decarboxylase family protein; this translates as MSEQGKTGLEIRREVMGDAFVERAMGNATAFTQPLQDFVNEHAWGSVWAREALPRKTRSLITLAALTALKCPQELKGHVRGALNNGCTVEEIREALLHCAVYAGVPAAIDAFRAAQEAIDTWQGEQPA